Proteins encoded together in one Streptomyces sp. TLI_171 window:
- a CDS encoding AMP-binding protein — protein MTGARRAPLFRRLPLDLGPLFDTLAEQRPSVNVQLGRPLDLAPDGGTGYNTAGLAELVRETATWLVAAGARPGSSVAIVKRNHWDYVLLACAAARIGAVPALLSDRVPPKGLAELLHRLRPDVLVTQRGTLAGAQEAGLDLTLLSGRTVCLDGPAAGASTPDELRGGAVPPVRSRGEDEPLAIIHTSGTTGVPKLVVHSTTTLIRRLSAFEARPWPVLSVRREDTVASAISFAHGRALTWTVSALWRAPRTVALLPDSDPASAAELLRRHPPTVLEALPSSYVRWQSLASGTDSGSGSGDLAANPFRDVRLFISTFDAMHPPTVRTFLNATTRRRPLWMQGWGQSETGPLTFRFLTRKALADRAGRHPTTRDLGRPVPGWVRVKVADPDRPGRAVPPGGIGMLHTRTGALCLGYLGEEERWAQKLDRGWFNTGDLGMRTRDGRVFVLDREVDMVPGMSCVEIEDVLHDRLPDVEEAVLLSVADGAPQPVLVTASGALEPERWRDAVRDLPSLAEPLVVGWDTVPRTATGKVRRHELRERVLSGTARIGSGRWT, from the coding sequence GTGACCGGCGCGCGGCGGGCGCCGCTGTTCCGGCGGCTGCCGCTGGACCTCGGGCCGCTGTTCGACACGCTGGCCGAGCAACGTCCGTCGGTGAACGTGCAGTTGGGCCGGCCGCTGGACCTCGCGCCGGACGGCGGCACCGGCTACAACACCGCCGGGCTGGCGGAACTGGTGCGGGAGACCGCGACGTGGCTGGTGGCGGCGGGGGCCCGGCCGGGGTCGTCGGTGGCGATCGTGAAGCGCAACCACTGGGACTACGTGCTGCTGGCCTGCGCGGCCGCCCGGATCGGTGCGGTCCCGGCGCTGCTGTCGGACCGGGTGCCGCCGAAGGGCCTGGCCGAGCTGCTGCACCGGCTGCGGCCGGACGTCCTGGTCACCCAGCGCGGGACGCTGGCGGGGGCGCAGGAAGCCGGGCTGGACCTGACCCTGCTGAGCGGGCGGACGGTGTGTCTGGACGGGCCCGCGGCGGGCGCGTCCACGCCGGACGAGCTGCGCGGTGGGGCGGTGCCGCCGGTCCGGTCGCGGGGCGAGGACGAACCGCTGGCGATCATCCACACCTCGGGCACCACCGGGGTGCCGAAGCTGGTGGTGCACTCCACCACCACGCTGATCCGCCGGCTGTCGGCCTTCGAGGCGCGACCCTGGCCGGTGCTGTCGGTGCGCCGCGAGGACACCGTGGCCAGCGCCATCTCCTTCGCCCACGGCCGGGCGCTGACCTGGACCGTCAGCGCGCTGTGGCGGGCGCCTCGGACGGTCGCGCTGCTGCCGGACTCCGATCCGGCGTCGGCCGCCGAGCTGCTGCGCCGTCACCCGCCGACGGTGCTGGAGGCGCTGCCGTCCAGCTACGTGCGCTGGCAGTCGCTGGCGAGCGGCACGGACAGCGGCAGCGGCAGCGGGGACCTTGCGGCGAATCCGTTCCGGGACGTGCGGCTGTTCATCTCCACCTTCGACGCGATGCACCCGCCGACGGTGCGGACGTTCCTGAACGCCACGACCCGACGGCGGCCGCTGTGGATGCAGGGGTGGGGGCAGAGCGAGACCGGCCCGTTGACCTTCCGCTTCCTGACCCGGAAAGCGCTTGCCGACCGGGCCGGGCGGCACCCGACCACCCGTGACCTGGGCCGTCCGGTGCCCGGCTGGGTGCGGGTCAAGGTGGCCGACCCGGACCGGCCGGGGCGGGCGGTGCCGCCGGGCGGGATCGGGATGCTCCACACCCGCACCGGGGCGCTCTGCCTGGGCTACCTGGGCGAGGAGGAGCGGTGGGCGCAGAAGCTCGACCGGGGCTGGTTCAACACCGGTGACCTCGGGATGCGCACCCGCGACGGCCGGGTGTTCGTGCTGGACCGCGAGGTCGACATGGTGCCCGGGATGAGCTGCGTCGAGATCGAGGACGTCCTGCACGACCGGCTGCCGGACGTCGAGGAGGCGGTGCTGCTCTCGGTCGCCGACGGGGCTCCGCAGCCGGTGCTGGTGACGGCGAGCGGCGCGCTGGAGCCGGAGCGCTGGCGGGACGCGGTGCGGGACCTGCCGTCACTGGCCGAGCCGCTGGTGGTCGGCTGGGACACGGTGCCGCGCACCGCGACCGGAAAGGTGCGGCGGCACGAGCTGCGCGAGCGCGTGCTGTCCGGCACCGCGCGGATCGGGTCCGGGCGCTGGACGTGA
- a CDS encoding NAD(P)/FAD-dependent oxidoreductase: MGVDEVDVAVVGAGIAGLSAAHHLAAAGREVRVFEDADRVGGRMASSRVDGYLLDEGAETIAGAGYEATWELIRAVGVPPSEVPVVEPGFALWRRGRAHAHLGHPKGLLTGAGLSLRGRWAWLRFTAELATAWRGFDPDRPETAPSGDLTLRQYCDGSRGRQELLAAMLQPLSSHCFGWRPETSAVAPMVATLLSVGGAGARWMTYRDGMDTLARRLAERLTVQLGARVIGVREEPAGGGVRLEFGDGRVVRARQAVLAVPAPVALALQGDVAAEARPYLAASTYTPMLKVACLLDRPLPSPTRSPSYAMSVPVGESRVCTGVILDHLKAEGRAPEGRGLVSVFASPWISPELLAEPDGRIVETLCTEAERFLPGLRAATVRTLVHRFPLGLPQGAPAAVRERAAFLDRPTRAVEYAGDWVMLRPSSEGAVRSGKLAAGRVLAHAAGAGLLPAARGGAAAGGLPAAPGGAETAR; the protein is encoded by the coding sequence GTGGGAGTGGACGAGGTGGACGTCGCGGTGGTCGGTGCGGGGATCGCGGGGCTGTCCGCGGCACACCACCTGGCGGCGGCCGGGCGCGAGGTGCGGGTCTTCGAGGACGCGGACCGGGTCGGCGGACGGATGGCGTCCAGCCGGGTGGACGGGTACCTGCTGGACGAGGGTGCGGAGACCATCGCGGGCGCCGGGTACGAGGCGACCTGGGAGCTGATCCGGGCGGTGGGCGTGCCGCCGTCGGAGGTGCCGGTGGTCGAGCCCGGCTTCGCGCTCTGGCGGCGCGGCCGGGCGCACGCCCATCTCGGCCACCCCAAGGGCCTGTTGACCGGCGCGGGCCTGTCGCTGCGCGGCCGGTGGGCGTGGCTGCGGTTCACCGCCGAGCTGGCCACGGCCTGGCGCGGCTTCGACCCGGACCGGCCGGAGACCGCGCCCAGTGGCGACCTGACGCTGCGGCAGTACTGCGACGGCTCGCGCGGACGACAGGAACTGCTGGCGGCCATGCTGCAACCGCTTTCCAGCCACTGTTTCGGCTGGCGGCCGGAGACCTCGGCGGTCGCACCGATGGTGGCCACGCTGCTGTCGGTCGGCGGGGCCGGGGCGCGCTGGATGACGTACCGGGACGGGATGGACACGCTGGCCCGGCGGCTGGCCGAGCGGCTGACCGTGCAGCTGGGCGCCCGGGTCATCGGCGTCCGGGAGGAGCCGGCCGGAGGCGGGGTGCGGCTGGAGTTCGGTGACGGCCGGGTGGTGCGGGCCCGGCAGGCGGTACTGGCGGTGCCCGCACCGGTGGCGCTGGCCCTGCAGGGCGATGTCGCGGCGGAGGCGCGCCCGTACCTGGCGGCGAGCACCTACACCCCGATGCTGAAGGTGGCCTGCCTGCTGGACCGGCCGCTGCCGAGCCCGACCCGCTCCCCCAGTTACGCGATGTCCGTGCCGGTGGGTGAGAGCCGGGTGTGCACCGGTGTGATCCTCGATCACCTCAAGGCGGAGGGGCGTGCCCCCGAGGGGCGCGGTCTGGTGAGCGTCTTCGCCTCGCCGTGGATCTCCCCCGAGCTGCTGGCGGAGCCCGACGGGCGGATCGTCGAGACGCTGTGCACCGAGGCCGAGCGCTTCCTCCCCGGCCTGCGGGCGGCCACCGTCCGGACGCTGGTGCACCGCTTCCCGCTCGGCCTTCCGCAGGGCGCTCCGGCCGCGGTGCGGGAGCGGGCCGCGTTCCTGGACCGGCCGACCCGGGCGGTGGAGTACGCCGGGGACTGGGTGATGCTCCGGCCGAGCAGCGAAGGCGCCGTCCGCTCGGGCAAGTTGGCGGCCGGCCGGGTGCTCGCGCACGCGGCGGGGGCGGGCCTGCTTCCGGCGGCCCGGGGTGGTGCGGCGGCGGGCGGGCTTCCCGCGGCACCGGGTGGTGCGGAGACCGCCCGGTGA
- a CDS encoding class I SAM-dependent methyltransferase — MSVAEVEAGAGVAGAGAYLFDNGSAHAAGQHRCLAAWLDPISIGGLLRAGVRPGMRCLDVGAGAGSIAVWLAEQVAPGGSVLATDLVPLRVPERPGLTVRQHDVVRDPLPEGAFDLVHVRLVLSHLPERDAVLARLFAALRPGGVLHLLEFDAEYAPVLAAPDEAARELYERYQQAKLRAFRARGSHQGWGRECAAALVRAGFTGVGAAVHLDTLAPGTPQLEMQVHNTRHLREALLREGLTEDELARLRALFAGDPGFLACSNVVYAVHGRRP, encoded by the coding sequence GTGAGCGTGGCCGAGGTGGAGGCGGGCGCCGGCGTCGCGGGGGCGGGGGCGTACCTGTTCGACAACGGCAGTGCGCACGCCGCCGGTCAGCACCGGTGTCTGGCGGCCTGGCTGGACCCGATCAGCATCGGCGGGCTGCTCCGGGCCGGGGTGCGGCCGGGGATGCGGTGCCTGGACGTGGGTGCGGGGGCGGGAAGCATCGCCGTCTGGCTGGCGGAGCAGGTCGCTCCCGGGGGTTCGGTGCTGGCGACCGACCTGGTGCCGCTGCGGGTGCCGGAGCGGCCCGGGTTGACGGTGCGGCAGCACGACGTGGTGCGCGATCCGCTGCCCGAGGGCGCGTTCGACCTGGTGCACGTGCGGCTGGTGCTGTCCCATCTGCCGGAGCGGGACGCGGTGTTGGCCCGGCTGTTCGCGGCACTGCGCCCGGGTGGCGTGCTGCACCTGCTGGAGTTCGACGCGGAGTACGCTCCGGTCCTGGCGGCGCCGGACGAGGCGGCCCGGGAGTTGTACGAGCGGTACCAGCAGGCCAAGCTGCGGGCGTTCCGGGCCCGGGGCTCGCACCAGGGCTGGGGGCGGGAGTGCGCCGCCGCGCTGGTCCGCGCCGGGTTCACCGGTGTCGGGGCGGCGGTGCACCTGGACACCCTCGCCCCCGGCACGCCGCAGCTGGAGATGCAGGTGCACAACACCCGGCACCTGCGGGAGGCGCTGCTGCGCGAGGGCCTGACCGAGGACGAACTGGCGCGCCTGCGCGCCCTGTTCGCGGGTGATCCGGGCTTCCTGGCGTGCTCGAACGTGGTCTACGCGGTGCACGGGCGCCGGCCGTGA
- a CDS encoding CoA transferase translates to MTGSTSVAPRGAPELAGARAWPVVATGVAAGLLRSAGAATTATGGLLHVEHELTCRVSWSGPLELALRSEADVQAACGVMQVHGRRYGAPTPLRADFASVAAGVLAATGTLAALRARQLGAGYRAVEVSVAQAALLGLSQYLAAATAADESCAEPDGVGGPPFRSADGVWFELEALEADGWLRFWGLLGVERRSVGRSWLPFQSRYGTATCPLPDELFAAARVVTYRRVVHAAAEAGVGVTVAVARPPVAGGVPWRLRAGDPVAVVEAAGRDGAGPLAGVTVVEIARRVQGPLAGRVLSLLGARVVRVEPVGGDPLRGVPPVAVVGGVAVSARFAALNRGKEVLEADLRSPEGRSAVRELLHGADVLLHSLAPAKVGGLGLDPETVAALHPGLVYVQASGGAPGLTTDFPVQAHSGLAALLAPEGGVPRPTLLTVCDVLGGLVCAAGAAAGLAARARTGRAQRVESSLLSAARLLCGAAGVTGGRSDGVEVCTDLAALAADPRLAAAFELDGCAIVRPPWEFRSW, encoded by the coding sequence GTGACGGGTTCGACGTCCGTCGCGCCGCGTGGCGCGCCCGAGTTGGCCGGGGCGCGGGCCTGGCCGGTGGTGGCGACCGGAGTTGCGGCCGGTCTGCTGCGGTCGGCCGGGGCGGCGACCACCGCGACCGGCGGACTGCTGCATGTCGAGCACGAGTTGACCTGCCGGGTGTCCTGGTCGGGGCCGTTGGAGCTGGCGCTGCGGAGCGAGGCGGATGTCCAGGCGGCCTGTGGGGTGATGCAGGTGCACGGTCGCCGGTACGGGGCGCCGACGCCGCTGAGGGCGGATTTCGCGTCCGTGGCGGCGGGGGTGCTGGCTGCCACGGGCACGCTCGCGGCGTTGCGGGCGCGCCAGTTGGGGGCTGGGTACCGGGCGGTGGAGGTGTCGGTCGCGCAGGCGGCGCTGCTCGGGCTGTCGCAGTACTTGGCGGCGGCGACGGCCGCCGACGAGTCGTGCGCCGAGCCGGACGGGGTGGGCGGGCCGCCGTTCCGGTCGGCGGACGGGGTCTGGTTCGAGCTGGAGGCGTTGGAGGCCGACGGCTGGCTGCGGTTCTGGGGCCTGTTGGGCGTCGAGCGGCGCTCGGTCGGCCGGTCCTGGCTGCCGTTCCAGTCCCGGTACGGGACGGCGACCTGCCCGCTGCCGGACGAACTGTTCGCGGCGGCGCGGGTGGTGACGTACCGGCGGGTGGTACATGCCGCCGCGGAGGCCGGGGTCGGCGTGACGGTCGCGGTGGCGCGGCCGCCGGTGGCGGGCGGGGTGCCGTGGCGGCTTCGGGCGGGCGATCCGGTGGCGGTGGTGGAGGCTGCGGGTCGGGACGGCGCCGGTCCGCTGGCCGGAGTCACGGTGGTGGAGATCGCGCGGAGGGTCCAAGGTCCGCTGGCGGGACGGGTGTTGAGTCTGCTCGGAGCACGCGTGGTGCGGGTGGAGCCGGTGGGCGGCGATCCGCTGCGCGGCGTCCCGCCGGTGGCGGTGGTGGGCGGGGTGGCGGTGTCGGCGCGGTTCGCGGCGCTGAACCGCGGCAAGGAGGTGCTGGAGGCCGACCTGCGCAGTCCGGAAGGGCGTTCGGCGGTGCGGGAGTTGCTGCACGGCGCGGACGTGCTGCTGCACAGCCTCGCCCCGGCCAAGGTGGGCGGACTGGGCCTGGACCCGGAGACGGTGGCCGCGCTCCACCCGGGTCTGGTGTACGTCCAGGCCTCCGGCGGTGCACCGGGGCTGACCACCGACTTCCCGGTGCAGGCGCACTCCGGCCTCGCCGCGCTGCTGGCGCCCGAGGGCGGGGTGCCGCGCCCCACCCTGCTGACGGTCTGTGACGTGCTGGGCGGCCTGGTCTGCGCGGCCGGCGCGGCGGCCGGTCTGGCGGCCCGGGCGCGGACCGGGCGGGCGCAGCGGGTGGAGTCCTCGCTGCTGTCGGCGGCGCGGCTGCTGTGCGGGGCGGCCGGCGTGACGGGTGGGCGCAGTGACGGGGTGGAGGTGTGCACGGATCTGGCGGCGCTGGCGGCCGATCCCCGGCTGGCTGCGGCGTTCGAGCTGGACGGGTGCGCGATCGTCCGCCCGCCCTGGGAGTTCCGGTCCTGGTGA
- a CDS encoding class I adenylate-forming enzyme family protein: MYELFVERVAADGERVAVVDDGGELSFAELARRVRGLAAGLAARGVRSGSVVGVKVPADWRAPAVDLAVAALGAVVLPCVPGHGRRDLLALWGASRADAVVTVPDGKAEVDGLRPELPHLREVVVLDAEPWPERPEWRPAVVDAEAPARILVSSGSEAVPKLIAYSHNALAGGRGRYAERVLATADGAPPRLLLLVSPATAYGSLAVVALVRCGATVVLRERFDPVDALAAVGRWRPTHLAAVPTMLRRMAEQPPLPGEDLSSLQAVVSSSAMLSSAVLGAALRRFGRPVVNVYGASDGLNCHARWTDPDGDVLRVGRPDPGVAEVRVCGPDGRPVPVGVAGEVQALGPMSPLCHVGAPELDARLRVDGGWVRSGDRGVLEADGSLRVLARIKQMVNRGGVSISSAEVERLLEGHPGVLEAVCVAVPDPDLGERMCVCAVPRGDGLQLAELTLFLQESCELERYKWPERLVLLERLPLGPSGKPDRRVLAELAATALRQTDVVTAG, translated from the coding sequence TTGTACGAGCTGTTCGTCGAGCGGGTGGCCGCGGACGGGGAGCGGGTCGCGGTGGTGGACGACGGCGGAGAGCTGTCGTTCGCCGAACTGGCGCGCCGAGTGCGGGGCTTGGCTGCGGGCCTGGCGGCTCGGGGGGTCCGGTCGGGATCGGTGGTCGGGGTGAAGGTCCCGGCCGACTGGCGGGCGCCGGCGGTGGATCTGGCGGTGGCAGCGCTGGGGGCGGTGGTGCTGCCGTGCGTGCCTGGGCACGGGCGGCGGGACCTGCTGGCCCTGTGGGGGGCCTCGCGGGCGGACGCGGTGGTCACGGTGCCGGACGGGAAGGCAGAGGTGGACGGGCTGCGGCCCGAACTGCCGCACCTGCGGGAGGTGGTGGTGCTGGACGCGGAGCCGTGGCCCGAGCGGCCGGAGTGGCGGCCGGCGGTGGTGGACGCGGAGGCGCCGGCCCGGATCCTGGTGTCCTCGGGGTCGGAGGCGGTGCCGAAGCTGATCGCGTACTCGCACAATGCGCTGGCGGGCGGCCGGGGCCGGTACGCGGAGCGGGTGTTGGCGACGGCGGACGGGGCGCCGCCGCGGCTGCTGCTGCTGGTGAGTCCGGCGACCGCGTACGGCTCGCTGGCGGTGGTGGCGCTGGTGCGGTGCGGGGCGACGGTGGTGCTGCGGGAGCGGTTCGACCCGGTGGACGCGCTGGCGGCGGTCGGACGGTGGCGGCCGACGCACCTGGCGGCGGTGCCGACCATGCTGCGCCGTATGGCCGAGCAACCGCCCCTGCCGGGCGAGGACCTGTCCTCGTTGCAGGCGGTGGTGTCGAGCTCGGCGATGCTGTCCTCGGCGGTGCTGGGTGCGGCGCTGCGGCGGTTCGGGCGTCCGGTGGTGAACGTGTACGGGGCCAGCGACGGACTGAACTGCCATGCGCGGTGGACGGATCCGGACGGGGACGTGCTGCGGGTGGGCCGGCCGGATCCGGGGGTGGCGGAGGTCCGGGTGTGCGGGCCGGACGGGCGACCGGTGCCGGTCGGGGTGGCGGGCGAGGTGCAGGCGCTCGGGCCGATGAGCCCGCTGTGCCACGTCGGCGCACCGGAGTTGGACGCGCGGCTGCGGGTGGACGGCGGGTGGGTGCGCTCCGGGGACCGGGGGGTGCTGGAGGCGGACGGGTCGCTGCGGGTGCTGGCGCGGATCAAGCAGATGGTGAACCGCGGCGGGGTGTCGATCAGTTCGGCGGAGGTGGAGCGTCTGCTGGAGGGCCATCCGGGGGTGCTGGAGGCGGTGTGCGTGGCGGTGCCGGACCCGGACCTCGGGGAGCGGATGTGCGTCTGCGCCGTTCCGCGCGGGGACGGGCTGCAGTTGGCCGAACTGACGCTGTTCCTCCAGGAGTCGTGCGAACTGGAGCGGTACAAGTGGCCGGAGCGTCTGGTGCTGCTGGAGCGGCTGCCGCTCGGGCCGTCGGGCAAACCCGATCGGCGGGTGCTGGCAGAGCTGGCCGCAACGGCGCTGCGGCAGACAGACGTGGTGACGGCGGGCTGA